The Cololabis saira isolate AMF1-May2022 chromosome 20, fColSai1.1, whole genome shotgun sequence genome includes a window with the following:
- the ap1s1 gene encoding AP-1 complex subunit sigma-1A has translation MMRFMLLFSRQGKLRLQKWYTATSERDKKKMVRELMQIVLARKPKMCSFLEWRDLKIVYKRYASLYFCCAIEEQDNELITLEVIHRFVELLDKYFGSVCELDIIFNFEKAYFILDEFLMGGEIQDTSKKSVLKAIEQADLLQEEDESPRSVLEEMGLA, from the exons ATGCGGTTCATGCTGCTTTTCAGCCGGCAGGGGAAGCTTCGGCTTCAGAAGTGGTACACAGCCACGTCCGAACGTGACAAGAAGAAGATGGTCAGGGAGCTCATGCAGATAGTTCTCGCCCGCAAACCAAAGATGTGCAGCTTTCTCGAATGGAGGGACCTCAAGATAGTCTACAAAAG GTACGCCAGCCTCTACTTCTGCTGCGCAATCGAAGAGCAGGACAACGAGCTGATCACTCTGGAAGTCATCCACCGCTTCGTGGAGCTCCTAGATAAATACTTCGGCAGC GTGTGTGAGCTGGACATcatctttaattttgaaaaggCCTACTTCATCCTCGACGAGTTCCTGATGGGAGGAGAGATCCAGGACACGTCCAAGAAAAGCGTCCTGAAGGCGATCGAGCAGGCCGACCTGCTGCAGGAG GAGGACGAGTCCCCCAGGAGTGTGTTGGAGGAAATGGGCCTGGCGTAG